Proteins encoded together in one Polaribacter reichenbachii window:
- a CDS encoding carboxypeptidase-like regulatory domain-containing protein, translating into MPFLRILKNNKIIFLILCIFFSTTYYSQIKTKIRGKILDKTTKLPVSYATILLKKNSLGLYANEEGDFLISNSLKYQSDTIIISSIGYKKIYLPIKGLSKKEINKIYLHQVKETLDEITIVSNKKKNKVPSKSLIKEAIKRIPQNYPSSSFSILSYYRDYLKRNGTYYNLNEAIIQTIDSGFLTPHYKNNFRLLSYKNNPNFTRESFIPDDYDSINQSPDYQNPKKYVPYAKIPNKGGNELFILLGHDPLRNYNTTSFSFINKLKRDFIKNHSFKKPIKIFQDETMFYKVPFYTHKNIIYNGKPVHKDANKNVIDTKEQQTDIALIEGEIVINPKDYTIHQIKYKAILESTKKQVYELRLEYGYIDNTKSLMRLNYVSFNNEFFTVDNNDKDYFKIVNYKRKDNYLSIKTNAVIDAKNATNKSLYNIYNKKDKIKIKIKNVKIVGNEIRVFFKHPYQLNLELKIDIRNIKDNKGRIINQKKLLRYYQFRELFVQQFNKEVSFTNKCYMQNVPLHKNCISKSAETKDFLMNSPFQKID; encoded by the coding sequence ATGCCTTTTCTTAGAATTTTAAAAAACAATAAAATTATCTTTTTAATTCTTTGTATATTTTTCTCAACAACTTATTATTCTCAAATAAAAACTAAAATTAGAGGAAAAATACTTGATAAAACCACAAAACTACCAGTTTCTTATGCTACTATCCTTTTAAAAAAAAATAGTTTAGGATTGTATGCAAATGAAGAAGGTGATTTTTTAATTTCTAATAGTTTAAAATATCAATCAGATACCATTATTATTTCTTCTATTGGTTACAAAAAAATATATCTACCTATAAAAGGTCTATCAAAAAAAGAAATAAATAAAATCTATTTACATCAAGTTAAAGAAACCCTAGATGAAATTACTATTGTGTCTAATAAAAAGAAAAATAAGGTACCTTCTAAATCATTAATTAAAGAAGCAATTAAACGAATACCACAAAATTACCCATCTAGTTCTTTTTCTATATTATCTTATTACAGAGATTATTTAAAAAGAAATGGTACATATTATAATTTAAATGAAGCCATTATTCAAACTATAGATAGCGGTTTTTTAACGCCACACTATAAAAATAACTTTCGCCTTTTAAGTTATAAGAACAACCCAAATTTTACTAGAGAATCATTTATTCCTGATGATTATGATAGTATTAATCAAAGTCCTGATTATCAAAATCCAAAAAAATATGTTCCTTATGCTAAAATTCCTAATAAAGGTGGAAACGAATTATTTATTTTATTAGGCCATGATCCTTTAAGAAATTACAATACCACTTCATTTTCGTTTATAAATAAATTAAAAAGAGATTTTATAAAAAATCATTCCTTTAAAAAACCCATTAAAATATTTCAAGATGAAACAATGTTTTATAAAGTACCTTTTTATACTCATAAAAATATTATTTATAATGGTAAACCTGTACATAAAGACGCCAATAAGAATGTAATAGATACTAAAGAACAACAAACTGATATTGCTTTAATTGAAGGAGAAATTGTTATTAATCCTAAAGATTACACCATACATCAAATTAAATATAAAGCAATATTAGAATCGACTAAAAAGCAAGTTTACGAATTACGATTAGAATATGGTTACATAGATAATACCAAATCTTTAATGCGTTTAAATTATGTTTCTTTTAATAATGAGTTTTTTACAGTAGATAATAATGATAAAGATTATTTTAAAATTGTTAATTACAAAAGAAAAGATAATTATTTATCCATCAAAACAAATGCTGTTATAGACGCTAAAAACGCAACAAACAAATCACTTTATAACATTTATAATAAAAAAGATAAAATTAAAATTAAAATTAAGAATGTAAAAATAGTTGGAAATGAAATTAGAGTATTTTTTAAACATCCTTATCAACTTAATTTAGAATTAAAAATAGATATTAGGAATATTAAAGACAATAAAGGAAGAATTATTAACCAAAAAAAATTACTTCGTTACTATCAGTTTAGAGAACTTTTTGTGCAACAGTTTAATAAAGAGGTTTCTTTTACAAACAAATGCTATATGCAAAATGTACCTTTACATAAAAATTGTATTTCTAAATCTGCTGAAACAAAAGATTTTTTAATGAATAGCCCGTTTCAAAAAATTGATTAA